In the Longimicrobium sp. genome, CCCGAGCAGCACACCGACTTCATCTTTTCCGTCATCGGCGAGGAGCTGGGCTTCGTCGGCGTGATGGCGGTGCTGGTCACCTTCGGCCTGGTCTTCTGGCGGCTGATCCGCATCGCCGAGCGCTCGCGCGATCCCTTCGCCTCGCTGGTGCCCATCGGCCTGCTGGGCAGCTGGTTCACCCACGTGCTGATCAACGTGGGAATGACGGTGGGCGTGATGCCCGTCACCGGCATCCCGCTGCCCTTCATCAGCTACGGTGGCTCGTTCCTCCTGGTGAACCTGCTGGCCATGGCCGTCATCCAGCGAATCGCCGCCGAAAAGGCGCGCTAGCCCCCCTCGGGGCTGGCGCGCCTCCGCGTGTGGCGTCCGTCCGTATTCCCCCTGTCCAACTCCGGTCCTCATGGCCTGGTTTCGCAAGCCCAAGACGCGCCTGCAGGCGGCCGACCGCCGCGACCTGCCCGGCGAGCTGTGGGAAAAGTGCCCCAACTGCAACGACATCCTCTACACCCAGAAGCTCAAGGAGAACTGGAACGTCTGCCCCAGCTGCGCCTTTCACCTGCGCCTTTCGGCCGACGGGTACGTGTCGCTGCTGATCGACGAGGGCACGTTCACCGAGTTCGACGCCGACCTGCGCTCGGCCGATCCGCTGGGGTTCGTGGACCTGAAGCCCTACCGCGACCGGCTGATCGCGGCGGAGCGCAAGAGCACCCACGGCGACGCGGTGCTCACGGGCGACGGCGAGCTGGACGCGGTTCCCGTTTCCATCGGCGTGATG is a window encoding:
- a CDS encoding FtsW/RodA/SpoVE family cell cycle protein — protein: PEQHTDFIFSVIGEELGFVGVMAVLVTFGLVFWRLIRIAERSRDPFASLVPIGLLGSWFTHVLINVGMTVGVMPVTGIPLPFISYGGSFLLVNLLAMAVIQRIAAEKAR